In Serinus canaria isolate serCan28SL12 chromosome 5, serCan2020, whole genome shotgun sequence, the following proteins share a genomic window:
- the MRPL23 gene encoding 39S ribosomal protein L23, mitochondrial isoform X2, giving the protein MLAVRPGVPQPEDTVQFRVSMEMTKLDIRNYLERIYNVPVAAVRTRIQYGANNKRNHRNQRVKKPDYKVAYVQLGQGQTFQFPNLFPEKEQDAETRSFDDFRDKFMEKEEQKQEGDPRRGGVPDWFGL; this is encoded by the exons ATGCTGGCGGTGCGGCCCGGCGTGCCCCAGCCCGAGGACACCGTGCAGTTCCGCGTCTCCATGGA AATGACAAAATTGGATATCAGGAATTACCTTGAAAGAATATACAATGTGCCAGTAGCTGCTGTGAGGACCAGGATACAGTATG GTGCAAACAACAAGAGGAATCACAGGAATCAGAGAGTGAAGAAGCCAGATTACAAGGTCGCATATGTACAGCTG ggCCAAGGACAAACCTTTCAGTTTCCCAACCTATTTCCAGAGAAAGAACAAGACGCAGAAACTCGCTCTTTCGATGACTTCAGGGATAAATTTATGGAGAAAGAGGAGCAGAAGCAGGAAGGTGACCCCAGACGAGGTGGAGTCCCTGACTGGTTTGGACTTTGA
- the MRPL23 gene encoding 39S ribosomal protein L23, mitochondrial isoform X1, producing the protein MAAGARRAVYPLFQRGGPQLRIFRPNFFMLAVRPGVPQPEDTVQFRVSMEMTKLDIRNYLERIYNVPVAAVRTRIQYGANNKRNHRNQRVKKPDYKVAYVQLGQGQTFQFPNLFPEKEQDAETRSFDDFRDKFMEKEEQKQEGDPRRGGVPDWFGL; encoded by the exons ATGGCGGCGGGCGCCAGGAGGGCCGT GTACCCGCTGTTCCAGAGGGGCGGCCCGCAGCTGCGGATCTTCCGTCCCAACTTCTTCATGCTGGCGGTGCGGCCCGGCGTGCCCCAGCCCGAGGACACCGTGCAGTTCCGCGTCTCCATGGA AATGACAAAATTGGATATCAGGAATTACCTTGAAAGAATATACAATGTGCCAGTAGCTGCTGTGAGGACCAGGATACAGTATG GTGCAAACAACAAGAGGAATCACAGGAATCAGAGAGTGAAGAAGCCAGATTACAAGGTCGCATATGTACAGCTG ggCCAAGGACAAACCTTTCAGTTTCCCAACCTATTTCCAGAGAAAGAACAAGACGCAGAAACTCGCTCTTTCGATGACTTCAGGGATAAATTTATGGAGAAAGAGGAGCAGAAGCAGGAAGGTGACCCCAGACGAGGTGGAGTCCCTGACTGGTTTGGACTTTGA